From Ictidomys tridecemlineatus isolate mIctTri1 chromosome 2, mIctTri1.hap1, whole genome shotgun sequence, the proteins below share one genomic window:
- the Tchp gene encoding trichoplein keratin filament-binding protein isoform X1 has protein sequence MALPTLPSYWCSRRLLDQQATRQRQREQEARLRQQWDQNSHYFQKSDIYTSKQAEWSSKASYLRSMHAYQREKMKEEKRKSLEARRDRLRQLMLEEQDLLVRELEELRLSMNLRERRIRERHGNLKSAQEEQRKLIAEQLLYEHWKKNNPKLREIELDLHKKHVINSWETQKEEKKQEEATKEQENRRYENEYEIARREAMERLRAEEERRHLEDKLQAEALCRQMEELKLKEMEATKLKKEQENLLKQRWELERLEEERRQMAAFRRKAELGRFLRHQYNAQLNRRTQQIKQELDWAWWHIPVIPAAQQAEEADRRILQALLEKEDEAQRMHLARREQALADVAWMKQVIEEQLQLERTREAELQMLLREEAKEMWEKREAEWAREQSARDRLMTEVLMGRQQQIQEKIEQNRRAQEESLRHREQLIQNLEEARESARRAREESEELKSARKQELEAQVAERQLRAWEEDQQAEEEEAETRQAEQLSDALLQQEAKIMAEQGYRPKAYGHPRIAWD, from the exons ATGGCGCTCCCCACGCTGCCCTCCTACTGGTGCAGCCGAAGGCTTCTGGATCAGCAGGCAACTCGGCAACGACAGAGAGAACAAGAAGCCCGGCTTAGGCAGCAGTGGGACCAGAACAGCCATTATTTCCAGAAGTCTGACATTTATACCTCCAAACAGGCAGAATGGAGCTCCAAAGCTTCCTACCTGCGGAG CATGCATGCCTACCAGCGagagaagatgaaggaggagaagaggaagagtctGGAAGCACGTCGAGACAGACTCCGGCAGCTTATGCTGGAGGAACAGGACCTGCTGGTCAGGGAACTGGAAGAGCTGAGGCTGAGCATGAACTTGCGGGAACGAAGAATCCGGGAGCGGCATGGGAATCTGAAATCTGCTCAAGAAGAACAGAGGAAACTG ATTGCTGAACAACTTTTGTATGAACACTGGAAAAAGAACAACCCGAAACTCCGAGAG ATTGAGTTGGACCTTCACAAGAAGCATGTGATAAACTCTTGGGaaacacagaaagaagaaaaaaaacag GAGGAAGCCACCAAAGAGCAAGAGAACAGACGCTATGAAAATGAATACGAAATAGCTCGGAGGGAAGCAATGGAGCGGCTGAGAGCCGAGGAGGAGCGGAGGCACCTGGAGGATAAGCTGCAGGCGGAGGCGCTGTGTCGGCAGATGGAGGAGCTGAAGCTGAAGGAGATGGAG GCAACCAAACTGAAGAAGGAGCAGGAGAATCTTCTGAAGCAACGGTGGGAACTAGAGAggctggaggaagagaggaggcagaTGGCAGCCTTCCGGCGGAAGGCAGAGTTGGG GCGTTTTTTGAGACATCAGTACAATGCACAGCTCAACCGACGCACCCAGCAGATCAAACAGGAACTG gactgggcttggtggcacatacctgtaatcccagctgctcagcaggctgag GAGGCAGACAGGCGCATCCTGCAGGCCCTCCTGGAGAAGGAGGACGAGGCCCAGCGAATGCACCTGGCCAGGCGGGAGCAGGCCCTGGCTGACGTGGCCTGGATGAAGCAGGTCATTGAGGAGCAGCTGCAGCTCGAGAGGACGCGGGAGGCAGAGCTGCAGATGCTGTTGAG GGAGGAGGCCAAAGAGATGTGGGAGAAGAGAGAAGCAGAGTGGGCCCGGGAGCAGAGCGCGCGGGACAGGCTGATGACCGAG GTTCTGATGGGGAGGCAACAACAGATACAAGAAAAGATTGAACAGAACCGACGGGCCCAAGAGGAATCCCTCAGACACAGGGAGCAACTCATTCAGAATCTCGAGGAGGCAAGAGAGTCGGCCCGCCGAGCGAGAGAGGAGAGTGAAGAACTGAAgtcagccaggaagcaggagtTGGAGGCCCAG GTGGCAGAGCGCCAGCTGCGGGCATGGGAAGAGGACCAGCAGGCGGAGGAGGAAGAGGCGGAGACCAGGCAGGCAGAGCAGCTCTCTGATGCTCTGTTGCAGCAGGAGGCGAAGATCATGGCCGAGCAGGGCTACCGGCCCAAG GCCTACGGACATCCCAGAATTGCTTGGGACTAA
- the Tchp gene encoding trichoplein keratin filament-binding protein isoform X2, translating to MALPTLPSYWCSRRLLDQQATRQRQREQEARLRQQWDQNSHYFQKSDIYTSKQAEWSSKASYLRSMHAYQREKMKEEKRKSLEARRDRLRQLMLEEQDLLVRELEELRLSMNLRERRIRERHGNLKSAQEEQRKLIAEQLLYEHWKKNNPKLREIELDLHKKHVINSWETQKEEKKQEEATKEQENRRYENEYEIARREAMERLRAEEERRHLEDKLQAEALCRQMEELKLKEMEATKLKKEQENLLKQRWELERLEEERRQMAAFRRKAELGRFLRHQYNAQLNRRTQQIKQELEADRRILQALLEKEDEAQRMHLARREQALADVAWMKQVIEEQLQLERTREAELQMLLREEAKEMWEKREAEWAREQSARDRLMTEVLMGRQQQIQEKIEQNRRAQEESLRHREQLIQNLEEARESARRAREESEELKSARKQELEAQVAERQLRAWEEDQQAEEEEAETRQAEQLSDALLQQEAKIMAEQGYRPKAYGHPRIAWD from the exons ATGGCGCTCCCCACGCTGCCCTCCTACTGGTGCAGCCGAAGGCTTCTGGATCAGCAGGCAACTCGGCAACGACAGAGAGAACAAGAAGCCCGGCTTAGGCAGCAGTGGGACCAGAACAGCCATTATTTCCAGAAGTCTGACATTTATACCTCCAAACAGGCAGAATGGAGCTCCAAAGCTTCCTACCTGCGGAG CATGCATGCCTACCAGCGagagaagatgaaggaggagaagaggaagagtctGGAAGCACGTCGAGACAGACTCCGGCAGCTTATGCTGGAGGAACAGGACCTGCTGGTCAGGGAACTGGAAGAGCTGAGGCTGAGCATGAACTTGCGGGAACGAAGAATCCGGGAGCGGCATGGGAATCTGAAATCTGCTCAAGAAGAACAGAGGAAACTG ATTGCTGAACAACTTTTGTATGAACACTGGAAAAAGAACAACCCGAAACTCCGAGAG ATTGAGTTGGACCTTCACAAGAAGCATGTGATAAACTCTTGGGaaacacagaaagaagaaaaaaaacag GAGGAAGCCACCAAAGAGCAAGAGAACAGACGCTATGAAAATGAATACGAAATAGCTCGGAGGGAAGCAATGGAGCGGCTGAGAGCCGAGGAGGAGCGGAGGCACCTGGAGGATAAGCTGCAGGCGGAGGCGCTGTGTCGGCAGATGGAGGAGCTGAAGCTGAAGGAGATGGAG GCAACCAAACTGAAGAAGGAGCAGGAGAATCTTCTGAAGCAACGGTGGGAACTAGAGAggctggaggaagagaggaggcagaTGGCAGCCTTCCGGCGGAAGGCAGAGTTGGG GCGTTTTTTGAGACATCAGTACAATGCACAGCTCAACCGACGCACCCAGCAGATCAAACAGGAACTG GAGGCAGACAGGCGCATCCTGCAGGCCCTCCTGGAGAAGGAGGACGAGGCCCAGCGAATGCACCTGGCCAGGCGGGAGCAGGCCCTGGCTGACGTGGCCTGGATGAAGCAGGTCATTGAGGAGCAGCTGCAGCTCGAGAGGACGCGGGAGGCAGAGCTGCAGATGCTGTTGAG GGAGGAGGCCAAAGAGATGTGGGAGAAGAGAGAAGCAGAGTGGGCCCGGGAGCAGAGCGCGCGGGACAGGCTGATGACCGAG GTTCTGATGGGGAGGCAACAACAGATACAAGAAAAGATTGAACAGAACCGACGGGCCCAAGAGGAATCCCTCAGACACAGGGAGCAACTCATTCAGAATCTCGAGGAGGCAAGAGAGTCGGCCCGCCGAGCGAGAGAGGAGAGTGAAGAACTGAAgtcagccaggaagcaggagtTGGAGGCCCAG GTGGCAGAGCGCCAGCTGCGGGCATGGGAAGAGGACCAGCAGGCGGAGGAGGAAGAGGCGGAGACCAGGCAGGCAGAGCAGCTCTCTGATGCTCTGTTGCAGCAGGAGGCGAAGATCATGGCCGAGCAGGGCTACCGGCCCAAG GCCTACGGACATCCCAGAATTGCTTGGGACTAA
- the Tchp gene encoding trichoplein keratin filament-binding protein isoform X3 has product MHAYQREKMKEEKRKSLEARRDRLRQLMLEEQDLLVRELEELRLSMNLRERRIRERHGNLKSAQEEQRKLIAEQLLYEHWKKNNPKLREIELDLHKKHVINSWETQKEEKKQEEATKEQENRRYENEYEIARREAMERLRAEEERRHLEDKLQAEALCRQMEELKLKEMEATKLKKEQENLLKQRWELERLEEERRQMAAFRRKAELGRFLRHQYNAQLNRRTQQIKQELDWAWWHIPVIPAAQQAEEADRRILQALLEKEDEAQRMHLARREQALADVAWMKQVIEEQLQLERTREAELQMLLREEAKEMWEKREAEWAREQSARDRLMTEVLMGRQQQIQEKIEQNRRAQEESLRHREQLIQNLEEARESARRAREESEELKSARKQELEAQVAERQLRAWEEDQQAEEEEAETRQAEQLSDALLQQEAKIMAEQGYRPKAYGHPRIAWD; this is encoded by the exons ATGCATGCCTACCAGCGagagaagatgaaggaggagaagaggaagagtctGGAAGCACGTCGAGACAGACTCCGGCAGCTTATGCTGGAGGAACAGGACCTGCTGGTCAGGGAACTGGAAGAGCTGAGGCTGAGCATGAACTTGCGGGAACGAAGAATCCGGGAGCGGCATGGGAATCTGAAATCTGCTCAAGAAGAACAGAGGAAACTG ATTGCTGAACAACTTTTGTATGAACACTGGAAAAAGAACAACCCGAAACTCCGAGAG ATTGAGTTGGACCTTCACAAGAAGCATGTGATAAACTCTTGGGaaacacagaaagaagaaaaaaaacag GAGGAAGCCACCAAAGAGCAAGAGAACAGACGCTATGAAAATGAATACGAAATAGCTCGGAGGGAAGCAATGGAGCGGCTGAGAGCCGAGGAGGAGCGGAGGCACCTGGAGGATAAGCTGCAGGCGGAGGCGCTGTGTCGGCAGATGGAGGAGCTGAAGCTGAAGGAGATGGAG GCAACCAAACTGAAGAAGGAGCAGGAGAATCTTCTGAAGCAACGGTGGGAACTAGAGAggctggaggaagagaggaggcagaTGGCAGCCTTCCGGCGGAAGGCAGAGTTGGG GCGTTTTTTGAGACATCAGTACAATGCACAGCTCAACCGACGCACCCAGCAGATCAAACAGGAACTG gactgggcttggtggcacatacctgtaatcccagctgctcagcaggctgag GAGGCAGACAGGCGCATCCTGCAGGCCCTCCTGGAGAAGGAGGACGAGGCCCAGCGAATGCACCTGGCCAGGCGGGAGCAGGCCCTGGCTGACGTGGCCTGGATGAAGCAGGTCATTGAGGAGCAGCTGCAGCTCGAGAGGACGCGGGAGGCAGAGCTGCAGATGCTGTTGAG GGAGGAGGCCAAAGAGATGTGGGAGAAGAGAGAAGCAGAGTGGGCCCGGGAGCAGAGCGCGCGGGACAGGCTGATGACCGAG GTTCTGATGGGGAGGCAACAACAGATACAAGAAAAGATTGAACAGAACCGACGGGCCCAAGAGGAATCCCTCAGACACAGGGAGCAACTCATTCAGAATCTCGAGGAGGCAAGAGAGTCGGCCCGCCGAGCGAGAGAGGAGAGTGAAGAACTGAAgtcagccaggaagcaggagtTGGAGGCCCAG GTGGCAGAGCGCCAGCTGCGGGCATGGGAAGAGGACCAGCAGGCGGAGGAGGAAGAGGCGGAGACCAGGCAGGCAGAGCAGCTCTCTGATGCTCTGTTGCAGCAGGAGGCGAAGATCATGGCCGAGCAGGGCTACCGGCCCAAG GCCTACGGACATCCCAGAATTGCTTGGGACTAA